A region from the Bactrocera dorsalis isolate Fly_Bdor chromosome 1, ASM2337382v1, whole genome shotgun sequence genome encodes:
- the LOC105225692 gene encoding tyramine beta-hydroxylase, giving the protein MAVKGKLSSAHGSWTSSKVGTTSYISRMACFAFCLLSALPLPFFTTANRLSDTKLHEVYLDNSEIKLSWMVDWYKQEVLFHLQNAFNENHRWFYLGFSKRGDVGDADICFFENQNGFFNIVTDTYTSPDGKFVQKDYQQDCELFKMDEYTLAFKRKFDTCDPLDLRMHEGTMYIMWARGESRLALEDYQFPFPNISSHESGIKMMQLLRADKILIPETNLKTIQVTLENVTVPTKETTYWCHIQKLDESFATKQHIVQFEPLITSPDLVHHLEVFHCETDPQVEIPLYNGDCEKMPAEAKVCSKVISLWAMGASTFTYPPETGLPVGGKDYNPYVRLEVHFNNPELKAGRIDSSGMRIKLASKLRQFDAGVMELGLEYTDKMAIPPGQVGFPLSGYCIAECTEVALPSSGIIIFGSQLHTHLRGVRILTRHFRDNEELREVNRDDYYSHHFQEMRNLHYKPHVLPGDALVTTCYYNTLGYENATLGGFSISDEMCVNYIHYYPATKLEVCKSSVSEDTLENYFIYMKKKEHQRGIRLSGARSKNYRSIKWTEPRVDQLYTMYIQEPLSMQCNKSDGYRFEGYNWEGAPVTPVAIKIPMHSKLCPNYNPLWLKPLEKGACDLLGECIY; this is encoded by the exons GTTTATCGGACACCAAACTCCATGAAGTATATCTAGACAACTCCGAAATAAAGCTAAGCTGGATGGTGGATTGGTATAAACAGGAGGTGCTCTTTCATCTACAAAATGCCTTCAACGAAAATCACCGCTGGTTCTATTTGGGCTTTTCGAAGCGTGGCGATGTGGGCGACGCGGACATCTGTTTCTTTGAGAATCAAAATGGATTTTTCAACATTGTCACCGACACTTATACCAGTCCAGATGGTAAATTTGTGCAAAAAGACTATCAACAAGATTGCGAACTTTTCAAAATGGATGAATACACGTTGGCATTTAAGCGAAAATTCGACACCTGCGATCCACTGGACTTGAGGATGCAT GAGGGTACAATGTACATTATGTGGGCCAGAGGTGAAAGTCGCTTGGCACTGGAAGACTATCAGTTTCCCTTTCCTAATATTTCCTCACATGAATCTGGCATAAAAATGATGCAATTACTTCGCGCAGATAAAATTCTCATACCAGAAAC caatttgaaaacaattcaaGTCACACTCGAAAATGTGACCGTACCAACAAAGGAGACGACCTACTGGTGTCACATACAAAAACTGGACGAATCATTTGCGACGAAACAGCATATAGTGCAATTCGAGCCACTCATTACCTCTCCAGATTTGGTGCATCATCTGGAAGTTTTTCACTGTGAAACCGATCCACAAGTAGAAATTCCATTATACAATGGAGACTGTGAGAAAATGCCGGCGGAAGCTAAAGTGTGCTCCAAAGTCATATCACTGTGGGCTATGGGCGCCAGCACGTTCACGTATCCACCAGAAACTGGCTTACCAGTAGGAGGCAAGGACTATAATCCGTACGTGCGCCTAGAAGTGCATTTTAACAATCCCGAATTGAAAGCAG GTCGCATTGATAGTTCGGGCATGAGAATAAAGTTGGCTTCGAAGCTAAGACAGTTCGATGCGGGCGTAATGGAATTGGGCTTAGAGTACACCGATAAGATGGCTATACCACCTGGTCAAGTGGGCTTCCCGCTAAGTGGTTATTGCATCGCCGAATGCACTGAAGTG GCCCTTCCGTCCAGTGGTATTATCATATTTGGTTCTCAACTGCATACACATCTTCGTGGTGTTCGTATTCTGACACGTCATTTTCGCGATAACGAGGAACTGCGCGAAGTCAATCGAGATGACTATTACTCGCATCATTTTCAAGAAATGCGCAACCTGCATTATAAACCTCATGTACTACCG GGTGACGCTTTGGTCACAACTTGCTATTATAATACGCTGGGCTATGAAAATGCAACACTGGGCGGTTTTTCAATCAGCGACGAGATGTGTGTGAACTATATTCATTATTATCCGGCTACTAAGTTGGAGGTTTGCAAGAGTTCTGTCTCCGAAGACACACtggaaaattatttcatttatatgaaaaa GAAAGAACATCAACGCGGCATAAGGCTAAGTGGAGCACGTTCGAAAAATTATCGCAGCATCAAATGGACCGAACCACGTGTGGATCAACTTTATACCATGTACATCCAAGAACCGCTCAGCATGCAGTGCAACAAATCGGATGGTTATCGCTTCGAGGGCTACAATTGGGAAGGAGCACCAGTGACGCCAGTGGCAATCAAAATACCCATGCACAGCAAACTATGTCCCAACTACAACCCGTTATGGTTGAAACCGCTGGAAAAGGGTGCGTGCGACTTACTGGGCGAATGTATCTATTAA
- the LOC105225681 gene encoding protein shuttle craft isoform X2, with protein MSANPQPPISQIWQGGFGSGLSALITNGTDQQHQTQRSTQQNSNNFQNSTTMNRNNNIAQVSEASEGTNNNYVNFTQFIMQHNFLGNNNGFGLSGDGGGGESVIQANGNENGAVGGATNTAATQVNGGGGVHGQIGATNDYFNFVDAMNHKASNDSAGDKRIPEQMPQQANLYSNSLFSPFNNFSSLYSSSGQNANGGYNTYNDTNTSVGYFDNVYTPFGNGGGYYMNPFATGFDFSASNLQASAPEFVPRFNNLSLNEENREHNKQNDYETASNVTKVDQNNFQIGEQKVQGIANNDNNLLNGVNSGAISAVAGDGSGVDNNVSLTATNNNTTTNGGNVDTATAITSKAAQRQENVSTKSEIGQGIYGTKSQNNGGHVTAHPNMFNPNVTGTISSSGGGAVSRYTGTTNKQQSSGGSVSRNSSSNGFTRNRNDYSGSPHNQERNGNGSGGGNKHNDIIDKSEKPSARAERERERDRDARRYQNGRRSVDYHRSNKRRDDWNRNRDRINGFRVEEKYSTDNGKDSPLPSPEKSSPKKVYPENEKLSQREKLIRDIETRRLECLVCVEPIKAHHGVWSCNNCYHILHLQCIIKWASSSKSEDGWRCPACQNVVKDVPRDYYCFCGKVKNPPYTRHDIAHTCGDTCGRIEGCTHACTLLCHPGPCPPCQATVKRECGCGKTTKTMQCCLKEPIECESICGKQLNCEVHKCPAKCHDGKCAPCAEKVDQQCHCTKQERQVACTRDSHDKHNYSCGKQCGKDLVCGNHKCKDCCHPGECRTCKLSPEVVTSCPCGKMPIVTGQRKSCLDPIPVCEGVCGKTLRCGKPAHPHHCTSKCHLGNCPPCNKQTAVKCRCGHMDQLIKCRQLSTRADDARCKKRCVKKRSCGKHKCNQECCIDIDHICPMPCNYTLSCGKHKCDQPCHRGNCPPCYRSSFEELYCECGAEVIYPPVPCGTKKPACKRPCSRTHPCQHPPQHNCHSAANCPPCMMFTTKWCFGQHEQRKTIPCSQESFSCGLACGKALPCGRHKCIKTCHEGACQAAGEVCKQYCTKLRTTCGHKCMSPCHDGDCPDTPCKEMVEVQCECGNRKQMRLCHDLAREFSRIATAQLASSMAEMQRGNYMELSEILAPVKINKTNKTLDCNDECRLLERNRRLAIGLQIRNPDVPQKLQTKYSDFIRNFAKRDPTLVKSIHDALTTLVKLAKESKQKSRSHSFPTMNREKRQLVHEMCEMFGVESVAYDAEPNRNVVATAYKDRSWLPATSIMEVMQRESGQRRVPVPSNNAWGIKR; from the exons ATGTCGGCAAATCCACAACCGCCCATATCTCAAATTTGGCAAGGAGGTTTTGGAAGTGGTTTAAGTGCTTTAATAACAAATGGTACTGACCAACAACACCAAACGCAGCGAAGTACCCAgcaaaatagtaataattttcaaaactctACAACAATGAATAGAAACAACAACATTGCACAAGTCAGTGAAGCTTCAGAaggaacaaataataattatgttaattttaCCCAGTTCATCATGCAGCACAATTTTTTGGGTAACAACAATGGTTTTGGACTTTCTGGAGATGGGGGAGGTGGTGAAAGTGTAATCCAAGCTAACGGCAATGAAAATGGTGCAGTTGGTGGTGCAACAAATACAGCTGCCACGCAAGTTAACGGAGGCGGTGGCGTTCACGGTCAAATTGGAgccactaatgattattttaattttgtcgaTGCAATGAATCATAAAGCAAGCAATGATTCTGCTGGGGACAAGCGGATTCCGGAGCAAATGCCACAGCAAGCAAAT CTTTATTCCAACAGCCTGTTCTCCCCATTCAACAATTTTAGTAGTCTATATTCAAGCAGCGGTCAAAATGCCAACGGCGGTTACAACACATACAATGATACAAATACAAGTGTGGGTTATTTTGACAATGTTTACACACCCTTTGGCAATGGCGGCGGCTATTATATGAATCCTTTTGCCACTGGTTTCGATTTTAGTGCTTCGAACTTGCAAGCTTCAGCACCTGAATTTGTGCCACGATTCAATAATCTCAGTTTGAATGAAGAAAATCGAGAGCATAACAAGCAAAACGATTATGAAACAGCTAGTAACGTCACTAAGGttgatcaaaataattttcaaatcggCGAGCAGAAAGTACAAGGCATAgcaaataatgataataatctTTTGAATGGTGTTAACAGCGGCGCAATTTCCGCTGTAGCGGGTGATGGTAGTGGTGTTGACAACAACGTTTCACTAActgcaacaaacaacaatacaacaacgAACGGAGGAAACGTTGACACCGCAACAGCCATTACTTCAAAGGCAGCACAACGACAAGAGAATGTTAGCACAAAAAGTGAAATTGGTCAAGGAATTTATGGCACTAAGAGCCAAAATAATGGCGGCCACGTAACAGCTCATCCCAACATGTTTAATCCTAATGTAACTGGTACAATATCATCAAGCGGTGGCGGCGCCGTATCGCGTTATACCGGGACGACAAATAAGCAACAATCATCGGGCGGCAGTGTCTCGAGAAATTCGTCTTCAAATGGTTTTACCCGTAATCGTAATGACTATTCCGGTTCACCACACAATCAAGAGCGTAATGGTAATGGCAGCGGTGGTGGCAATAAGCACAATGACATCATAGATAAGTCGGAGAAACCTTCAGCTCGCGCTGAGCGTGAGCGTGAACGCGATCGAGATGCTCGTCGTTATCAGAACGGGCGTCGCTCTGTTGACTACCATCGCAGCAATAAGCGTCGCGATGATTGGAATCGCAATCGCGATCGTATAAATGGTTTTCGTGTGGAAGAGAAATACTCAACAGATAATGGCAAAGATAGCCCATTACCTTCACCAGAAAAG TCTTCACCGAAGAAAGTCTACCCCGAGAATGAGAAACTATCGCAACGTGAAAAACTCATACGCGACATTGAGACGAGACGTTTGGAGTGTTTGGTTTGCGTTGAACCCATCAAAGCTCACCATGGCGTCTGGTCGTGCAATAATTGCTATCACATACTTCATTTGCAGTGTATAATTAAGTGGGCTTCATCGTCGAAATCGGAGGATGGCTGGCGTTGCCCTGCATGTCAGAATGTAGTCAAGGATGTACCACGTGACTATTACTGTTTCTGTGGTAAGGTGAAAAATCCACCATATACGCGTCATGACATCGCTCATACATGTGGCGACACCTGTGGACGCATTGAAGGTTGTACGCACGCTTGTACACTTCTCTGTCATCCCGGGCCATGTCCTCCGTGTCAGGCTACAGTGAAGCGCGAGTGTGGCTGCGGCAAGACAACCAAAACAATGCAGTGCTGTCTCAAAGAACCAATTGAGTGCGAATCCATTTGCGGCAAGCAATTGAATTGTGAAGTGCACAAATGCCCGGCTAAGTGTCACGACGGCAAGTGCGCTCCATGCGCTGAGAAGGTTGATCAACAGTGCCACTGCACTAAACAGGAGCGTCAAGTTGCGTGCACACGCGACTCCCATGATAAGCACAACTACTCTTGTGGCAAACAATGTGGCAAGGATTTGGTCTGTGGCAATCACAAGTGCAAGGATTGCTGCCATCCCGGCGAGTGTCGCACATGCAAGCTTAGCCCTGAAGTGGTTACCTCGTGTCCTTGCGGCAAAATGCCCATAGTCACTGGTCAGCGAAAGTCCTGTTTGGACCCAATACCAGTATGTGAGGGCGTATGCGGCAAGACTTTACGCTGTGGCAAACCAGCACATCCTCATCATTGCACGAGCAAATGTCATCTGGGTAATTGTCCACCATGCAACAAACAGACCGCCGTCAAGTGCCGCTGCGGTCACATGGATCAGCTAATCAAGTGCCGTCAACTATCGACACGTGCCGACGATGCACGTTGCAAGAAGCGCTGCGTAAAGAAACGCTCATGTGGTAAGCACAAATGCAACCAGGAATGCTGTATCGACATCGATCACATCTGCCCAATGCCTTGCAACTATACGCTGTCGTGCGGCAAACACAAATGCGATCAACCCTGCCACCGCGGCAACTGTCCGCCTTGTTATCGTAGCTCCTTCGAGGAGCTGTACTGTGAATGTGGTGCCGAAGTCATCTATCCGCCAGTGCCTTGCGGCACCAAGAAGCCAGCCTGCAAGCGCCCTTGCTCACGCACGCATCCTTGTCAGCATCCACCACAGCACAACTGTCACTCAGCTGCCAATTGCCCACCGTGCATGATGTTCACCACCAAATGGTGCTTTGGTCAGCATGAGCAACGCAAGACCATTCCGTGCTCGCAAGAGAGTTTCAGTTGTGGCTTGGCATGTGGCAAGGCGTTGCCATGTGGTCGCCACAAATGCATCAAAACATGCCACGAGGGTGCATGCCAGGCTGCCGGCGAGGTGTGTAAACAATATTGTACCAAGTTGCGTACCACTTGTGGCCACAAATGCATGTCGCCATGCCACGATGGTGATTGTCCGGATACACCGTGCAAGGAAATG GTTGAAGTCCAATGCGAGTGCGGCAACCGTAAGCAGATGCGTTTATGCCACGATTTGGCACGTGAATTTAGTCGCATTGCCACTGCCCAACTGGCCTCGTCAATGGCCGAAATGCAGCGCGGCAATTATATGGAACTGAGCGAGATACTCGCTCCCGTTAAAATCAATAAGACAAATAAAAC GCTGGATTGCAATGACGAGTGCCGTTTGCTCGAACGCAATCGTCGCCTAGCTATTGGTCTGCAAATCCGCAACCCCGATGTGCCGCAGAAATTACAAACCAAATATTCTGATTTCATACGCAATTTTGCTAAACGTGACCCCACTTTGGTCAAGTCCATACATGATGCTCTAACCACGTTGGTGAAGCTCGCCAAGGAAAGCAAGCAGAAATCACGTAGTCATTCGTTCCCGACAATGAATCGAGAGAAGCGGCAGCTGGTGCATGAAATGTGCGAAATGTTCGGCGTCGAATCGGTTGCCTACGACGCAGAACCCAATCGCAATGTGGTCGCTACTGCTTACAAAGACAGG TCCTGGTTGCCGGCCACCAGCATTATGGAGGTTATGCAGCGCGAATCCGGTCAGCGTCGTGTGCCGGTACCGAGCAACAATGCCTGGGGCATTAAGAGATAG
- the LOC105225681 gene encoding protein shuttle craft isoform X1 — translation MSANPQPPISQIWQGGFGSGLSALITNGTDQQHQTQRSTQQNSNNFQNSTTMNRNNNIAQVSEASEGTNNNYVNFTQFIMQHNFLGNNNGFGLSGDGGGGESVIQANGNENGAVGGATNTAATQVNGGGGVHGQIGATNDYFNFVDAMNHKASNDSAGDKRIPEQMPQQANLYSNSLFSPFNNFSSLYSSSGQNANGGYNTYNDTNTSVGYFDNVYTPFGNGGGYYMNPFATGFDFSASNLQASAPEFVPRFNNLSLNEENREHNKQNDYETASNVTKVDQNNFQIGEQKVQGIANNDNNLLNGVNSGAISAVAGDGSGVDNNVSLTATNNNTTTNGGNVDTATAITSKAAQRQENVSTKSEIGQGIYGTKSQNNGGHVTAHPNMFNPNVTGTISSSGGGAVSRYTGTTNKQQSSGGSVSRNSSSNGFTRNRNDYSGSPHNQERNGNGSGGGNKHNDIIDKSEKPSARAERERERDRDARRYQNGRRSVDYHRSNKRRDDWNRNRDRINGFRVEEKYSTDNGKDSPLPSPEKKSSPKKVYPENEKLSQREKLIRDIETRRLECLVCVEPIKAHHGVWSCNNCYHILHLQCIIKWASSSKSEDGWRCPACQNVVKDVPRDYYCFCGKVKNPPYTRHDIAHTCGDTCGRIEGCTHACTLLCHPGPCPPCQATVKRECGCGKTTKTMQCCLKEPIECESICGKQLNCEVHKCPAKCHDGKCAPCAEKVDQQCHCTKQERQVACTRDSHDKHNYSCGKQCGKDLVCGNHKCKDCCHPGECRTCKLSPEVVTSCPCGKMPIVTGQRKSCLDPIPVCEGVCGKTLRCGKPAHPHHCTSKCHLGNCPPCNKQTAVKCRCGHMDQLIKCRQLSTRADDARCKKRCVKKRSCGKHKCNQECCIDIDHICPMPCNYTLSCGKHKCDQPCHRGNCPPCYRSSFEELYCECGAEVIYPPVPCGTKKPACKRPCSRTHPCQHPPQHNCHSAANCPPCMMFTTKWCFGQHEQRKTIPCSQESFSCGLACGKALPCGRHKCIKTCHEGACQAAGEVCKQYCTKLRTTCGHKCMSPCHDGDCPDTPCKEMVEVQCECGNRKQMRLCHDLAREFSRIATAQLASSMAEMQRGNYMELSEILAPVKINKTNKTLDCNDECRLLERNRRLAIGLQIRNPDVPQKLQTKYSDFIRNFAKRDPTLVKSIHDALTTLVKLAKESKQKSRSHSFPTMNREKRQLVHEMCEMFGVESVAYDAEPNRNVVATAYKDRSWLPATSIMEVMQRESGQRRVPVPSNNAWGIKR, via the exons ATGTCGGCAAATCCACAACCGCCCATATCTCAAATTTGGCAAGGAGGTTTTGGAAGTGGTTTAAGTGCTTTAATAACAAATGGTACTGACCAACAACACCAAACGCAGCGAAGTACCCAgcaaaatagtaataattttcaaaactctACAACAATGAATAGAAACAACAACATTGCACAAGTCAGTGAAGCTTCAGAaggaacaaataataattatgttaattttaCCCAGTTCATCATGCAGCACAATTTTTTGGGTAACAACAATGGTTTTGGACTTTCTGGAGATGGGGGAGGTGGTGAAAGTGTAATCCAAGCTAACGGCAATGAAAATGGTGCAGTTGGTGGTGCAACAAATACAGCTGCCACGCAAGTTAACGGAGGCGGTGGCGTTCACGGTCAAATTGGAgccactaatgattattttaattttgtcgaTGCAATGAATCATAAAGCAAGCAATGATTCTGCTGGGGACAAGCGGATTCCGGAGCAAATGCCACAGCAAGCAAAT CTTTATTCCAACAGCCTGTTCTCCCCATTCAACAATTTTAGTAGTCTATATTCAAGCAGCGGTCAAAATGCCAACGGCGGTTACAACACATACAATGATACAAATACAAGTGTGGGTTATTTTGACAATGTTTACACACCCTTTGGCAATGGCGGCGGCTATTATATGAATCCTTTTGCCACTGGTTTCGATTTTAGTGCTTCGAACTTGCAAGCTTCAGCACCTGAATTTGTGCCACGATTCAATAATCTCAGTTTGAATGAAGAAAATCGAGAGCATAACAAGCAAAACGATTATGAAACAGCTAGTAACGTCACTAAGGttgatcaaaataattttcaaatcggCGAGCAGAAAGTACAAGGCATAgcaaataatgataataatctTTTGAATGGTGTTAACAGCGGCGCAATTTCCGCTGTAGCGGGTGATGGTAGTGGTGTTGACAACAACGTTTCACTAActgcaacaaacaacaatacaacaacgAACGGAGGAAACGTTGACACCGCAACAGCCATTACTTCAAAGGCAGCACAACGACAAGAGAATGTTAGCACAAAAAGTGAAATTGGTCAAGGAATTTATGGCACTAAGAGCCAAAATAATGGCGGCCACGTAACAGCTCATCCCAACATGTTTAATCCTAATGTAACTGGTACAATATCATCAAGCGGTGGCGGCGCCGTATCGCGTTATACCGGGACGACAAATAAGCAACAATCATCGGGCGGCAGTGTCTCGAGAAATTCGTCTTCAAATGGTTTTACCCGTAATCGTAATGACTATTCCGGTTCACCACACAATCAAGAGCGTAATGGTAATGGCAGCGGTGGTGGCAATAAGCACAATGACATCATAGATAAGTCGGAGAAACCTTCAGCTCGCGCTGAGCGTGAGCGTGAACGCGATCGAGATGCTCGTCGTTATCAGAACGGGCGTCGCTCTGTTGACTACCATCGCAGCAATAAGCGTCGCGATGATTGGAATCGCAATCGCGATCGTATAAATGGTTTTCGTGTGGAAGAGAAATACTCAACAGATAATGGCAAAGATAGCCCATTACCTTCACCAGAAAAG AAGTCTTCACCGAAGAAAGTCTACCCCGAGAATGAGAAACTATCGCAACGTGAAAAACTCATACGCGACATTGAGACGAGACGTTTGGAGTGTTTGGTTTGCGTTGAACCCATCAAAGCTCACCATGGCGTCTGGTCGTGCAATAATTGCTATCACATACTTCATTTGCAGTGTATAATTAAGTGGGCTTCATCGTCGAAATCGGAGGATGGCTGGCGTTGCCCTGCATGTCAGAATGTAGTCAAGGATGTACCACGTGACTATTACTGTTTCTGTGGTAAGGTGAAAAATCCACCATATACGCGTCATGACATCGCTCATACATGTGGCGACACCTGTGGACGCATTGAAGGTTGTACGCACGCTTGTACACTTCTCTGTCATCCCGGGCCATGTCCTCCGTGTCAGGCTACAGTGAAGCGCGAGTGTGGCTGCGGCAAGACAACCAAAACAATGCAGTGCTGTCTCAAAGAACCAATTGAGTGCGAATCCATTTGCGGCAAGCAATTGAATTGTGAAGTGCACAAATGCCCGGCTAAGTGTCACGACGGCAAGTGCGCTCCATGCGCTGAGAAGGTTGATCAACAGTGCCACTGCACTAAACAGGAGCGTCAAGTTGCGTGCACACGCGACTCCCATGATAAGCACAACTACTCTTGTGGCAAACAATGTGGCAAGGATTTGGTCTGTGGCAATCACAAGTGCAAGGATTGCTGCCATCCCGGCGAGTGTCGCACATGCAAGCTTAGCCCTGAAGTGGTTACCTCGTGTCCTTGCGGCAAAATGCCCATAGTCACTGGTCAGCGAAAGTCCTGTTTGGACCCAATACCAGTATGTGAGGGCGTATGCGGCAAGACTTTACGCTGTGGCAAACCAGCACATCCTCATCATTGCACGAGCAAATGTCATCTGGGTAATTGTCCACCATGCAACAAACAGACCGCCGTCAAGTGCCGCTGCGGTCACATGGATCAGCTAATCAAGTGCCGTCAACTATCGACACGTGCCGACGATGCACGTTGCAAGAAGCGCTGCGTAAAGAAACGCTCATGTGGTAAGCACAAATGCAACCAGGAATGCTGTATCGACATCGATCACATCTGCCCAATGCCTTGCAACTATACGCTGTCGTGCGGCAAACACAAATGCGATCAACCCTGCCACCGCGGCAACTGTCCGCCTTGTTATCGTAGCTCCTTCGAGGAGCTGTACTGTGAATGTGGTGCCGAAGTCATCTATCCGCCAGTGCCTTGCGGCACCAAGAAGCCAGCCTGCAAGCGCCCTTGCTCACGCACGCATCCTTGTCAGCATCCACCACAGCACAACTGTCACTCAGCTGCCAATTGCCCACCGTGCATGATGTTCACCACCAAATGGTGCTTTGGTCAGCATGAGCAACGCAAGACCATTCCGTGCTCGCAAGAGAGTTTCAGTTGTGGCTTGGCATGTGGCAAGGCGTTGCCATGTGGTCGCCACAAATGCATCAAAACATGCCACGAGGGTGCATGCCAGGCTGCCGGCGAGGTGTGTAAACAATATTGTACCAAGTTGCGTACCACTTGTGGCCACAAATGCATGTCGCCATGCCACGATGGTGATTGTCCGGATACACCGTGCAAGGAAATG GTTGAAGTCCAATGCGAGTGCGGCAACCGTAAGCAGATGCGTTTATGCCACGATTTGGCACGTGAATTTAGTCGCATTGCCACTGCCCAACTGGCCTCGTCAATGGCCGAAATGCAGCGCGGCAATTATATGGAACTGAGCGAGATACTCGCTCCCGTTAAAATCAATAAGACAAATAAAAC GCTGGATTGCAATGACGAGTGCCGTTTGCTCGAACGCAATCGTCGCCTAGCTATTGGTCTGCAAATCCGCAACCCCGATGTGCCGCAGAAATTACAAACCAAATATTCTGATTTCATACGCAATTTTGCTAAACGTGACCCCACTTTGGTCAAGTCCATACATGATGCTCTAACCACGTTGGTGAAGCTCGCCAAGGAAAGCAAGCAGAAATCACGTAGTCATTCGTTCCCGACAATGAATCGAGAGAAGCGGCAGCTGGTGCATGAAATGTGCGAAATGTTCGGCGTCGAATCGGTTGCCTACGACGCAGAACCCAATCGCAATGTGGTCGCTACTGCTTACAAAGACAGG TCCTGGTTGCCGGCCACCAGCATTATGGAGGTTATGCAGCGCGAATCCGGTCAGCGTCGTGTGCCGGTACCGAGCAACAATGCCTGGGGCATTAAGAGATAG